From a single Cotesia glomerata isolate CgM1 linkage group LG6, MPM_Cglom_v2.3, whole genome shotgun sequence genomic region:
- the LOC123267357 gene encoding xenotropic and polytropic retrovirus receptor 1 has product MKFAEHLSAHITPEWRKQYISYEEMKAMLYAAVEEAPSAESVEPEVISRHFASFDEVFFTFCDRELKKINTFYSEKLAEATRKYAALQNELKTALDLQHGSHKNKGKLASAKLPARKIRELKLGFSEYYLSLILLQNYQNLNYTGFRKILKKHDKLLSVDTGSKWRVECVETSHFYTSKDIDKLIHDTEANVTNELEGGDRQRAMKRLRVPPLGEHQSPWTTFKVGLFSGSFIILFVAVVLSAIFHEGQENLKIAFRLYRGPLLIIQFLFLMGVNVYGWRSSGVNHVLIFELDPRNHLSEQHLMELSAVLGVIWTLSLLSFLFSASLSIPPFVNPLVLVCIMIAFILNPLKIFRHEARFWLLRITWRMIIAPFAFVNFADFWLADQLNSLVTPLLDFHFLVCFYLTNGDWLQAHDTTQCMSGSLIVRPIVNCLPAWFRFAQCLRRYKDSKEAFPHLANAGKYSTTFLVVISNTLRSYYADQYKSNWENPWLWFWLASCIINSIYSYTWDIKMDWGLLDSNAGENKFLREEVVYSSGSFYYFAIIEDFVLRFIWIASFVLVDFKYVSSDLMTSIVAPLEVFRRFVWNFFRLENEHLNNCGKFRAVRDISIAPIESSDQIQILRMMDDENGVVNRGKRKAGGKKPGKEDKRALLKEETIDIDVSNTS; this is encoded by the exons atgaagtttgcGGAGCATCTATCAGCTCACATTACTCCGGAATGGAGAAAACAATATATCAGTTATgag gAAATGAAAGCTATGCTCTATGCAGCCGTCGAAGAAGCGCCGTCTGCAGAGAGTGTGGAACCAGAGGTTATTTCACGGCACTTTGCTTCCTTtgatgaagttttttttacgtTTTGTGAtcgtgaattaaaaaaaattaacacatTTTATTCAg aaAAGTTAGCAGAGGCAACGAGAAAATATGCCGCGTTacaaaatgaattaaaaactgCCCTAGATTTGCAGCATGGCAGCCATAAAAATAAAGGAAAGCTAGCGAGTGCTAAATTACCAGCACGGAAAATTCGTGAATTGAAATTAGGATTTTCAGAGTATTATTTATCACTGATATTACTAcagaattatcaaaatttaaattacactgGGTTCaggaaaattcttaaaaaacatGACAAG cttTTATCAGTAGATACTGGATCCAAGTGGCGAGTAGAATGCGTGGAGACGAGTCATTTTTACACATCAAAAGACATAGACAAATTAATCCACGACACCGAGGCTAATGTCACAAATGAATTGGAAGGTGGTGACCGTCAACGGGCCATGAAACGCCTGAGAGTTCCTCCACTGGGAGAACATCAGAGTCCATGGACGACTTTTAAAGTTGGATTATTTTCAGGAAgctttattatattattcgtCGCAGTTGTACTTTctg caATTTTCCACGAAGGACaagagaatttaaaaatagcatTTCGGTTGTACAGAGGACCATTGCTAATAatccaatttttatttctaatgggAGTAAACGTCTACGGCTGGAGATCATCTGGAGTGAATCATGTGTTAATATTCGAGCTCGATCCGCGTAATCACTTATCAGAGCAGCATTTAATGGAATTATCAGCGGTTTTAGGAGTCATCTGGACTCTCAGTCTTCTAAGTTTTCTATTCAGCGCTAGTTTGAGTATTCCACCGTTCGTAAATCCTCTGGTGCTTGTTTGCATTATGATAGCATTCATTTTAAATCCTCTAAAAATATTTCGCCACGAAGCGCGGTTCTGGTTACTGAGAATAACA tggaGAATGATAATAGCGCCATTTGCGTTTGTAAATTTCGCGGACTTCTGGCTGGCTGATCAATTAAACAGTCTTGTAACACCGTTGCTGGACTTTCATTTTTTAgtgtgtttttatttaaccaaCGGCGATTGGCTACAAGCTCACGACACTACGCAATGCATGTCCGGGTCGCTTATCGTCAGGCCTATTGTAAATTGCCTCCCTGCGTGGTTTAGATTCGCCCAGTGTCTCAGGCGTTACAAAGATTCCAAAGAAGCTTTTCCGCATTTAGCTAACGCAGGAAAATATTCAACAACTTTTTTAGTTGTCATTTCAAATACTCTGAGGTCTTATTACGCAG ATCAGTATAAAAGCAATTGGGAAAATCCGTGGCTTTGGTTTTGGTTAGCAAGCTGTATTATCAATTCTATTTACTCTTACACTTGGGATATAAAAATGGATTGGGGGTTGTTAGATAGTAATGCtggagaaaataaatttttacgtgAAGAAGTTGTTTATTCTTCAGgt AGCTTTTATTACTTTGCCATCATTGAAGACTTTGTTTTGAGATTTATATGGATAGCAAGTTTTGTTTTAGttgattttaaatatgttTCAAGTGATTTGATGACTTCTATTGTTGCTCCTCTAGAAGTTTTTAG gagaTTTGTTTGGAATTTCTTCCGTCTAGAAAACGAGCATCTTAACAATTGCGGTAAATTCCGAGCTGTGAGAGATATTTCGATCGCACCGATAGAAAGTTCAGATCAGATTCAAATACTCAGAATGATGGATGATGAAAACGGAGTAGTAAATAGAGGTAAACGCAAAGCCGGTGGTAAAAAACCTGGCAAAGAAGACAAGCGAGCGTTACTTAAAGAAGAAACTATTGATATCGACGTCTCGAATACCAGCTGA